A stretch of Malus sylvestris chromosome 11, drMalSylv7.2, whole genome shotgun sequence DNA encodes these proteins:
- the LOC126589807 gene encoding (-)-alpha-pinene synthase-like, which yields MALIQDSAEAQSQNAMPDVARRTANFHPSVWGDQFINYDDSQDTITQAQSQQQVDELKEIVREVFTTSATDFSLQLKLIDAIQRLGLAYHFEREIREALECMHSTFDDDHGNDDADLYTFALGFRLLRQHGYNVSCAIFNNFKDESSNFKESLIDDMSGMLSFYEATHLRVHGEDILEEALVFTTTHLESAATRVSNPLATQITQALERPLRKSLERLSARRYISIYQEEASHNESLLKLAKLDFNLVQPLHKKELQEITRWWRALDFERKLPFARDRMVELYFWIVGVYFEPQYSVGRKIMTKVSVLLTILDDIYDAFGTFEELVVFTEAIDRWDVNCIDELPEYMQTFYHALLNLYNDIEAEMVKEGRSYRVPYAIQAMKDQARSYFNEAQWLHEGRVPSMEEYMRVATVSISYTFLTTISLLGMGDVVTKEAFEWLFTDPKIVRAANTIFRLMDDIVSTDFEKERGHAASSVDCYMKQYGVSEQETVDVFQKQIMDLWKDINEEFLRPTSVPMPVLMRVLNLTRVTDLLYKGEDGFTLVGKVTRDSVTSVCIDPVPL from the exons ATGGCATTAATCCAGGATTCAGCAGAAGCTCAATCACAAAATGCTATGCCTGACGTTGCTCGGCGGACGGCAAATTTTCACCCAAGCGTTTGGGGAGATCAGTTCATAAATTATGATGATTCCCAAGACACT ATTACTCAAGCTCAAAGTCAACAACAGGTTGATGAACTCAAAGAAATTGTGAGGGAAGTATTCACAACTAGTGCAACTGATTTTTCACTTCAGCTAAAGTTGATTGATGCAATTCAGCGCCTTGGCTTGGCATACCAttttgaaagagaaatcagagaagCACTTGAATGTATGCATTCTACGTttgatgatgaccatggcaACGATGATGCTGATCTATACACTTTTGCTTTAGGTTTCCGGCTGCTAAGACAACATGGATATAATGTTTCATGTG CCATATTCAACAATTTCAAAGATGAAAGTAGTAACTTCAAGGAAAGCTTGATTGATGACATGTCTGGTATGCTAAGCTTTTATGAAGCAACACATCTGAGGGTGCATGGAGAAGACATATTAGAAGAGGCTCTAGTATTCACCACCACTCACCTTGAGTCAGCAGCAACCCGTGTAAGCAATCCACTAGCTACACAAATAACTCAAGCCCTAGAGAGACCTCTGCGAAAAAGTCTAGAGAGATTATCTGCGCGACGTTACATTTCAATCTACCAAGAAGAAGCTTCACATAATGAATCTCTTCTGAAACTTGCAAAGTTAGACTTCAATCTCGTCCAGCCCTTGCACAAAAAGGAGCTCCAAGAGATCACTAG GTGGTGGAGAGCACTAGACTTTGAAAGGAAGCTGCCATTTGCAAGAGATAGGATGGTAGAGTTGTACTTTTGGATCGTCGGAGTGTATTTTGAACCCCAGTACTCTGTTGGgagaaaaattatgacaaaagtGAGTGTCTTGCTGACAATATTGGATGATATCTACGACGCATTTGGTACATTTGAAGAGCTCGTAGTCTTTACTGAAGCGATTGACAG GTGGGATGTCAATTGCATTGATGAACTCCCGGAATATATGCAAACATTTTATCATGCACTTTTAAATCTCTACAATGATATTGAGGCAGAGATGGTGAAGGAAGGAAGATCATACCGAGTTCCATATGCAATACAAGCT ATGAAAGATCAAGCTCGATCCTATTTTAATGAGGCCCAATGGTTGCACGAGGGACGAGTTCCAAGCATGGAGGAGTATATGCGTGTTGCAACAGTTTCGATTAGTTACACCTTTCTTACAACCATATCTTTACTTGGCATGGGAGATGTTGTGACAAAGGAAGCATTTGAGTGGTTGTTCACTGACCCCAAAATTGTTAGAGCTGCAAATACAATTTTTAGGCTCATGGATGACATTGTTTCCACAGAC tttgagaaagagagagggcatGCTGCTTCTAGTGTTGACTGCTACATGAAGCAATATGGGGTGTCAGAGCAAGAGACAGTTGATGTTTTTCAGAAGCAAATTATGGATTTGTGGAAGGATATAAACGAGGAGTTCCTTAGACCAACTTCTGTGCCAATGCCTGTTCTTATGCGCGTTCTCAATTTAACAAGAGTAACTGATCTTCTTTACAAAGGGGAAGATGGATTCACACTTGTGGGAAAGGTGACGAGAGATAGTGTTACTTCAGTCTGTATCGATCCAGTGCCACTATGA